The Cylindrospermopsis curvispora GIHE-G1 genome contains a region encoding:
- a CDS encoding Dethiobiotin synthetase, which translates to MNYQIARKLLIDQTETARDNLLNRLQQGKGPIPGQITSILLALKLVFESLKDANTIDKELAWSLHKLGSKSLEILTTGLKSEIEWPPLLKEDLQRITLAVESIFSGTWETKK; encoded by the coding sequence ATGAACTACCAAATAGCACGTAAACTATTAATAGATCAAACAGAAACTGCTCGGGATAACCTCTTAAACCGTCTCCAACAGGGCAAAGGGCCCATACCGGGTCAAATTACATCTATTTTGTTAGCATTAAAACTTGTATTTGAATCCTTGAAGGATGCCAATACTATAGATAAAGAACTAGCCTGGTCACTGCATAAACTAGGCAGTAAATCTTTAGAAATATTGACAACGGGGCTGAAATCTGAGATTGAATGGCCACCACTGTTAAAAGAGGACTTGCAAAGAATTACCCTAGCAGTTGAAAGTATATTTTCCGGTACATGGGAAACCAAAAAATGA
- a CDS encoding RNA recognition motif domain-containing protein, with the protein MSVYVGNLSYEVTQDALTAVFAEYGTVKRVQIPTDRETGRVRGFAFVEMSSDAEETAAIEALDSAEWMGRDLKVNKAKPKEDRNSGGRGSYGGGRNRY; encoded by the coding sequence ATGTCGGTTTATGTAGGAAATCTTTCTTACGAAGTTACACAGGATGCCTTGACAGCTGTGTTTGCTGAGTATGGAACAGTTAAACGGGTGCAAATTCCCACCGATAGGGAAACAGGTCGTGTCCGTGGTTTTGCTTTTGTAGAGATGAGTTCAGACGCAGAAGAAACTGCAGCGATTGAAGCACTTGATAGTGCAGAATGGATGGGTCGTGATCTAAAAGTGAATAAGGCTAAACCTAAGGAAGACCGTAACAGCGGTGGCCGAGGTAGTTATGGTGGTGGGCGCAACCGCTACTAA
- a CDS encoding phycobiliprotein lyase, with amino-acid sequence MTILVKTTQTADEQQIADFFRDSAGTWRSERRYYTLPEGKTQELVSMIAIHFLPKGDQELLTLAQIHNLPNLDSLSCGAKVSWQSMDLENLEKKVHGQTIFGALGKILYRDRGFATTKPVTAEYAFSHAYTLSLRTEYNGAVFEEEIKLIGDKYRTRQTIISRDGKHLTIGQYLEKRV; translated from the coding sequence ATGACAATTTTGGTAAAAACTACTCAAACTGCTGATGAGCAACAAATTGCCGATTTTTTCCGCGACTCTGCAGGTACATGGCGCTCTGAAAGACGCTACTATACCCTACCAGAAGGGAAAACCCAAGAATTAGTCAGTATGATTGCCATTCATTTTCTACCCAAGGGGGATCAGGAATTACTGACATTGGCTCAAATACATAATTTACCAAACCTAGATAGTTTGAGCTGTGGAGCAAAGGTCAGTTGGCAAAGTATGGATTTGGAAAACCTGGAAAAAAAAGTGCACGGTCAAACCATATTTGGTGCTTTAGGGAAGATCTTATATCGAGACAGGGGGTTTGCCACAACCAAACCGGTAACCGCCGAGTATGCTTTTTCCCATGCCTATACCCTGTCCCTACGAACAGAATACAATGGTGCAGTCTTTGAAGAAGAAATAAAACTAATCGGTGATAAGTACCGCACAAGACAAACTATCATCTCTCGTGATGGAAAACATCTTACAATAGGACAATATTTAGAGAAACGAGTTTAG
- a CDS encoding efflux RND transporter periplasmic adaptor subunit has translation MVLVANESRTTVKALSIIPVGSWVSQISHNRDKILLVSVVFMGILATGCVSTVKESAEAQSQNSPGKRSAKPISVDVAIARMDSLNQKLIYTGSTVPNKIISVRSQVEGRLIGLDLDIGDRVSKGQRVGRLDDILLKTGLEQQEAELGNRESEVERARIQVGNIEAEVEKVRLELMQAKSDSDRQRKLLQEGAIPQQAAQQAMTRVKTYQQILKATIEKQRTEKTAVAAAQNRVLAQRAVVKAARERLSYTDLISPITGVVTEKITEPGNLLQSGNEVIKIADLSQIKVVVKVSELELGKVEIGQRVEVNLDAFPDQKIMGRIERISPVADSTARVVPVEIVIPNSEGKIRSGLLARVNFSTQESPRVVVLKTAINNQEQETSSPNNNSTIFVIERNKERVKEKPVVLGKEADGKIEIISGIQPGDSYVVRSSKPLENGQRVKLSALSELPN, from the coding sequence ATGGTTTTAGTCGCAAATGAGTCACGAACAACAGTAAAGGCATTAAGTATCATACCAGTTGGGTCATGGGTAAGCCAAATCAGCCATAATAGAGACAAGATATTACTGGTGTCTGTTGTGTTTATGGGAATTTTGGCAACTGGCTGTGTTTCCACAGTTAAAGAATCAGCAGAAGCTCAATCTCAAAATTCACCCGGAAAAAGAAGTGCTAAACCAATATCTGTAGATGTGGCGATCGCCCGAATGGACTCCCTAAATCAGAAATTAATTTATACAGGTAGTACAGTTCCTAATAAAATAATATCCGTGCGATCGCAAGTAGAGGGGAGACTGATTGGCTTAGATTTAGACATTGGGGACAGGGTAAGCAAAGGACAGAGGGTTGGTAGACTAGATGATATTTTGTTGAAGACGGGATTAGAGCAACAGGAAGCGGAGTTAGGAAATCGTGAATCAGAAGTAGAGCGAGCCAGGATCCAGGTAGGAAATATAGAAGCGGAGGTAGAAAAAGTTAGATTAGAACTGATGCAAGCCAAATCTGACTCAGACAGACAGAGAAAACTCTTACAAGAAGGGGCGATTCCCCAACAAGCTGCTCAGCAGGCTATGACAAGAGTTAAGACATATCAACAAATTTTGAAAGCAACCATAGAAAAGCAAAGAACAGAAAAGACAGCAGTAGCAGCGGCGCAAAATAGAGTCTTAGCCCAGAGAGCAGTAGTTAAAGCAGCGAGAGAGCGTCTTTCGTATACTGATTTAATTTCTCCGATTACAGGCGTAGTAACAGAAAAAATCACAGAACCAGGGAACCTTTTACAATCAGGGAACGAAGTTATAAAAATTGCCGATTTAAGTCAGATCAAAGTAGTGGTGAAAGTCTCAGAATTAGAACTGGGGAAAGTGGAAATAGGTCAGAGGGTAGAAGTAAATTTAGATGCTTTTCCCGATCAAAAAATCATGGGTAGAATAGAAAGAATTTCACCAGTAGCAGATAGCACAGCCAGAGTAGTGCCAGTAGAAATAGTCATTCCCAATAGCGAGGGAAAAATTCGTAGTGGACTGTTGGCCAGAGTAAATTTTTCCACACAAGAATCACCAAGAGTCGTGGTCTTAAAAACAGCAATTAATAATCAAGAACAAGAAACATCATCACCGAATAATAACAGCACTATTTTTGTTATTGAACGGAACAAAGAGAGAGTTAAAGAAAAACCAGTTGTGTTGGGTAAAGAAGCTGATGGCAAAATAGAAATTATCTCTGGAATACAACCGGGAGACAGTTATGTAGTTCGGAGTAGTAAACCCCTTGAGAATGGTCAAAGGGTTAAATTATCAGCACTATCAGAATTACCAAACTAA
- a CDS encoding efflux RND transporter permease subunit has protein sequence MSNIHKSFSISALSIRQHIGTLMLTLAVIVMGVFFILRLPVDLLPSITYPRIGVRIEAPGISPEVAVDEITKNLEEAFSATEGVIQVVSRTREGQVSLDLYFQPGGNIDQALNDATATFNRTRNRLPETIEEPRLFKFDPSQLPIYEFALTSPTLKGVDLRVFAEEELGRELGLVPGVAVVDVSGGVEEEVRVNIDLDRLQALGVGLTDVLNELRNRNQDISGGRILGSNSEPLTRTVGRFKNAQEINDLSLEVSTPNSSSKNRVYLRDFAQVTDGAAKQRVYVLLNGEEAVKVSIQKQPDANTVNVVDGIKEKITQLKQAGKIPEESTLTPTLDESIFIRNSLANVTTSGLIGAGLAGFAVLLFLGSLRQTLIIVISIPLATLAAIIFMGLFGLSLNIFSLGGLALGVGIVVDNSIVMLENITTGITHNKRQNRLGNLSENTIIKQAELSSREVESALIASTSTNLVAVLPFLLIGGFISLIFNELILTISFAVAASILIAVTIVPMLTSRLLGWPVPISLTNFWLFQQFNQRFAAATRLYGKFLTGILRWRLLTIIMATLLLGGGSYWIAPQLKQEILPQINTGQVNLFAQFPPGTPLKTNQKVMGLVDEIVGKQPETKYVFSTVGGFLFGSNSTANPLRSSSTITLKPGSDIESYIERVSKKFTELNLVDIRLRLTRGQVRGLLLSNSPARGADVDIILQGTDGDILEKKGRQLLAILEEKVTALRFRPDGDAKQPEIQILPNWERVTNVGLNTKEIGETIQTAITGSVPTQIQRDNRLVDVRVELNEDALKTTSQLARLPLFTQGNQQVRLSDVATIITSKAPGEIQRINQRQVFLIAGNLTEGASLNQALEQVDQVLNSVEFPPTVSVLPSATAESNRQIQQSLQVLGGLAIFLVFVVMAVQYNSLVDPLVILFTIPLALAGGIFGLYITKTAVGATVIVGAVLLVGIVVNNAIIMVELANQIRERERIDRRAAILKAAPQRLRPILMTTITTVLGMFPLALGIGEGSEFLQPLGVVVFSGLSVATLLTLFIIPCFYTLLHDLIGGGWKKHKWLKSSMDRNKEMAEQISSKI, from the coding sequence ATGTCAAATATCCACAAAAGTTTTAGTATAAGTGCCTTATCTATTCGCCAACATATTGGCACTTTAATGCTAACCCTAGCAGTGATTGTCATGGGTGTATTTTTCATTCTACGATTACCCGTAGACCTATTACCATCTATTACCTATCCTCGGATTGGAGTCAGAATAGAAGCACCGGGGATTTCACCAGAAGTAGCAGTGGATGAAATCACCAAAAACTTAGAGGAAGCCTTTTCCGCAACAGAAGGAGTAATTCAAGTTGTCTCCCGTACTCGTGAAGGACAAGTGAGTTTAGACCTATATTTTCAACCGGGAGGAAATATTGATCAAGCTCTCAATGATGCTACAGCAACTTTTAACCGCACCAGAAATAGATTACCAGAGACCATAGAAGAACCCCGGTTATTTAAGTTTGACCCTTCCCAACTACCCATATATGAATTTGCTCTCACCTCACCCACCCTTAAAGGAGTAGATTTACGAGTTTTTGCCGAAGAAGAATTAGGGCGTGAATTGGGTTTAGTGCCAGGAGTCGCAGTGGTAGACGTATCTGGGGGAGTGGAAGAAGAGGTGAGGGTGAATATTGATTTAGATCGTTTACAAGCCCTAGGAGTAGGTTTAACAGATGTATTAAACGAACTCAGAAATCGCAATCAAGACATTTCTGGGGGGAGAATTTTAGGAAGTAATTCCGAACCCTTAACTCGCACAGTGGGGAGATTTAAAAATGCCCAAGAGATTAATGATCTTTCCTTAGAAGTATCCACGCCTAATTCCTCTAGTAAAAATCGGGTTTACCTGAGAGATTTTGCCCAAGTTACTGATGGTGCAGCAAAACAGAGAGTTTATGTTTTGCTGAATGGTGAAGAAGCGGTAAAAGTTAGTATTCAAAAACAACCCGATGCTAACACCGTGAATGTTGTTGATGGAATCAAAGAGAAAATAACCCAACTCAAACAAGCTGGTAAAATACCTGAAGAATCAACATTAACACCCACCTTAGATGAATCAATATTTATCAGAAACTCCCTCGCTAACGTTACCACCTCTGGTTTAATAGGTGCGGGATTAGCAGGTTTTGCCGTTCTTTTATTTCTTGGGTCTTTACGACAAACCTTGATAATTGTCATTTCCATTCCTCTAGCTACACTAGCAGCCATTATTTTTATGGGGTTATTTGGTTTATCACTAAATATTTTTAGCTTGGGTGGTTTAGCATTGGGAGTGGGAATTGTGGTAGACAATTCTATTGTTATGTTAGAAAATATCACCACAGGTATTACTCACAATAAAAGGCAAAATCGCCTAGGCAACCTATCAGAAAACACAATTATTAAGCAGGCTGAACTTAGCAGTCGAGAAGTAGAATCAGCATTGATAGCTTCCACAAGTACCAACCTGGTAGCAGTCTTACCATTTTTGTTAATTGGTGGTTTTATTTCCCTAATATTTAACGAACTAATTCTCACCATTAGCTTTGCTGTAGCAGCTTCCATTTTAATAGCTGTTACTATTGTCCCCATGTTAACATCTCGATTATTAGGTTGGCCAGTTCCCATTTCCCTAACCAATTTTTGGTTATTTCAACAGTTTAATCAACGATTCGCAGCTGCTACTAGATTATACGGCAAATTCTTAACCGGAATTTTACGTTGGCGGTTATTAACAATTATTATGGCTACTCTCTTACTAGGTGGTGGTAGCTATTGGATAGCACCCCAGCTAAAACAAGAAATTCTCCCCCAAATTAATACCGGACAGGTCAACTTGTTTGCCCAATTTCCCCCCGGTACTCCCCTCAAAACCAATCAAAAAGTCATGGGGTTGGTTGATGAAATCGTCGGTAAACAACCGGAAACTAAATATGTGTTTTCCACTGTTGGTGGATTTCTCTTTGGTAGTAATAGCACGGCCAATCCCCTACGCAGTTCCAGTACAATTACCCTAAAACCAGGTTCAGATATAGAAAGCTATATTGAGCGGGTTAGTAAAAAATTTACTGAACTAAACTTGGTTGATATTCGACTGCGTTTAACCAGAGGACAAGTACGGGGTTTATTGCTTAGTAACTCACCCGCTCGTGGTGCGGATGTGGATATTATTCTCCAAGGAACTGATGGGGATATCCTAGAAAAAAAAGGTCGTCAGTTATTAGCAATCCTAGAAGAAAAAGTAACCGCCCTGAGATTTCGTCCCGATGGAGATGCTAAACAACCAGAAATCCAAATTCTACCCAACTGGGAGCGAGTCACAAATGTGGGGTTAAATACTAAAGAAATTGGGGAAACAATTCAAACAGCTATTACCGGTAGTGTCCCCACCCAAATACAACGAGATAATCGATTAGTGGATGTGCGAGTGGAATTAAATGAGGATGCACTAAAAACTACTTCCCAGTTGGCAAGATTGCCTTTATTCACACAAGGTAATCAACAAGTTAGACTAAGTGATGTGGCAACGATTATTACTAGTAAAGCACCGGGAGAAATACAACGGATTAACCAGCGTCAAGTATTTTTAATTGCAGGTAACTTAACTGAAGGAGCTAGTTTAAATCAAGCCTTAGAACAGGTTGATCAAGTTTTAAATAGTGTGGAGTTCCCCCCAACTGTAAGTGTATTACCCAGTGCGACAGCAGAGTCTAATCGCCAAATTCAACAATCACTACAAGTTTTAGGTGGTCTGGCTATATTCTTAGTATTTGTTGTCATGGCTGTACAATATAATTCCCTTGTGGATCCATTAGTCATTTTATTTACCATTCCTCTAGCCCTAGCTGGAGGTATTTTTGGTCTTTATATTACTAAAACTGCTGTTGGTGCGACCGTAATTGTGGGTGCGGTTTTATTGGTAGGAATTGTGGTAAATAATGCCATTATTATGGTAGAATTGGCTAATCAAATCAGGGAAAGGGAAAGAATAGACCGTCGCGCCGCTATTTTAAAAGCGGCACCCCAGCGTCTACGCCCAATCTTAATGACAACAATTACCACGGTTTTGGGCATGTTTCCCCTAGCATTAGGCATTGGCGAAGGATCCGAATTTCTCCAACCCCTGGGGGTGGTGGTGTTTTCTGGTTTGTCTGTGGCCACCTTATTGACCCTATTTATTATCCCATGTTTTTACACCCTTTTACATGATTTGATAGGAGGTGGTTGGAAAAAACATAAGTGGCTAAAATCATCCATGGACAGAAATAAAGAAATGGCTGAACAAATTAGCTCAAAGATCTAG
- the rplS gene encoding 50S ribosomal protein L19, which translates to MNAQEIIRSIEAEQLKSDLPQIYVGDTVRVGVKIKEGDKYRVQPYEGVVIGKRNGGINETITVRRVFQGVGVERVFLLHSPRIDNIKIMRRGKVRRAKLYYLRQLSGKATRIKQRFDRAL; encoded by the coding sequence ATGAACGCTCAAGAAATTATCCGCTCCATTGAAGCCGAACAGTTAAAGTCCGATCTACCTCAAATCTATGTAGGTGACACAGTGCGGGTGGGAGTAAAAATCAAAGAAGGCGATAAATATCGTGTGCAACCCTACGAAGGGGTAGTCATTGGCAAACGGAATGGGGGGATTAACGAGACTATTACCGTACGTCGGGTATTTCAGGGCGTAGGGGTGGAGCGAGTATTTTTACTGCACTCACCACGGATTGACAATATCAAAATTATGCGTCGCGGTAAAGTCAGACGGGCTAAATTATATTATCTTCGTCAACTATCTGGTAAAGCTACCAGAATTAAACAGCGCTTTGACCGTGCTTTGTGA
- the secE gene encoding preprotein translocase subunit SecE, giving the protein MTKKNEAEMPESVGGFSFNNFFQGTKEELDKVVWPSRKQLVSESAAVLLMVTLSASLIYLVDGLFAWAAKQVF; this is encoded by the coding sequence GTGACTAAAAAAAACGAGGCAGAAATGCCAGAAAGTGTTGGTGGGTTTAGCTTCAACAACTTTTTTCAGGGAACAAAAGAAGAACTTGATAAAGTAGTTTGGCCCAGTCGTAAACAGCTGGTGAGTGAATCAGCAGCCGTTTTGTTAATGGTAACCCTATCCGCATCTTTGATATATCTAGTTGATGGACTTTTTGCTTGGGCAGCAAAACAGGTGTTCTGA
- the nusG gene encoding transcription termination/antitermination protein NusG, with the protein MSYATDEPRDAFQSEDTLGTTVNESRWYAVQVASGCEKRVKATLEQRIQTFDVADKIIQVEIPHTPAVKIRKDGTRQQTEEKVFPGYVLVRMTMSDDTWQIVKNTSHVINFVGAEQKHGSGRSRGHVKPVPLSNSEVERIFKQTTEQEPVVKIDMATGDKIMVLSGPFKDFEGEVIEVSPERSKLKALLSIFGRDTPVELEFNQVQKQS; encoded by the coding sequence ATGAGTTATGCAACAGATGAACCAAGGGATGCTTTCCAGTCAGAAGATACCCTGGGAACAACAGTAAATGAATCACGTTGGTATGCGGTACAAGTAGCCTCTGGTTGCGAAAAACGTGTAAAAGCAACTTTAGAACAGCGTATTCAAACTTTTGATGTTGCTGACAAAATTATTCAGGTAGAGATACCCCACACTCCAGCAGTCAAAATCCGTAAAGATGGTACCCGTCAACAAACAGAAGAAAAAGTTTTTCCCGGATACGTTCTAGTGCGGATGACGATGAGTGATGACACTTGGCAGATAGTAAAGAATACTAGCCATGTGATTAATTTTGTAGGAGCAGAGCAGAAGCATGGTAGCGGTAGAAGTCGCGGTCACGTCAAACCGGTTCCCCTAAGCAACTCAGAAGTAGAACGTATATTCAAGCAAACCACAGAACAGGAGCCAGTAGTTAAAATTGACATGGCTACGGGTGATAAGATCATGGTACTTTCTGGTCCATTCAAGGATTTTGAGGGTGAGGTGATTGAAGTGTCGCCAGAAAGGAGTAAACTAAAAGCTCTACTCTCGATTTTCGGACGAGATACACCAGTAGAACTGGAATTTAATCAGGTACAAAAACAGAGCTAA
- the rplK gene encoding 50S ribosomal protein L11 — MAKKVVAVIKLALNAGKANPAPPVGPALGQHGVNIMMFCKEYNAKTADQAGMVIPVEISVFEDRSFTFVLKTPPASVLIRKAAKIERGSDQPNKKKVGSITRTQLKEIAQTKLPDLNANDIEAAMNIVEGTAKNMGVTVKD; from the coding sequence ATGGCGAAGAAAGTAGTGGCGGTCATTAAATTGGCCTTAAATGCTGGGAAAGCCAACCCAGCACCACCTGTTGGTCCTGCACTTGGTCAACATGGTGTTAATATCATGATGTTTTGTAAGGAGTACAATGCCAAAACAGCTGACCAAGCTGGCATGGTAATTCCGGTAGAAATTTCCGTATTTGAGGATCGGAGTTTTACATTTGTACTCAAAACACCCCCAGCATCGGTTTTAATTCGCAAGGCGGCAAAAATTGAGAGAGGTTCGGACCAACCAAACAAGAAAAAGGTTGGTAGCATTACTAGAACTCAGTTAAAAGAAATTGCCCAAACCAAACTTCCTGACCTCAATGCCAACGACATTGAAGCAGCGATGAACATTGTGGAGGGAACAGCCAAAAACATGGGTGTGACCGTTAAGGATTAA
- the rplA gene encoding 50S ribosomal protein L1 has translation MVKKVSRRLQALQAKVEERDYAPLEALALLKETATAKFPEAAEAHIRLGIDPKYTDQQLRTTVVLPKGTGQIVRVAVIARGEKVTEATNAGADIAGSEELIDEIQKGMMDFDKLIATPDVMPQVAKLGKLLGPRGLMPSPKGGTVTFDIASAISEFKAGKLEFRADRTGIVHVMFGKASFTPEDLLVNLKALQETIDRNRPSGAKGRYWRTFYISATMGPSIKIDINALRDLKTTDAA, from the coding sequence ATGGTAAAGAAAGTATCACGCCGATTACAGGCGTTACAAGCAAAAGTAGAAGAACGGGATTACGCTCCCTTAGAAGCGTTAGCCCTATTGAAAGAGACTGCCACGGCAAAATTTCCCGAAGCTGCTGAAGCACATATTCGCCTGGGAATTGACCCTAAGTACACGGATCAACAACTGCGAACCACTGTGGTGTTACCCAAGGGTACAGGTCAGATAGTGCGGGTAGCAGTTATTGCTAGAGGGGAAAAAGTCACAGAAGCCACCAATGCAGGGGCGGACATAGCTGGTTCTGAAGAGTTAATTGACGAAATTCAGAAAGGCATGATGGACTTTGATAAGCTAATTGCTACTCCTGATGTGATGCCACAGGTAGCAAAGCTAGGGAAATTATTAGGTCCTCGTGGCTTGATGCCATCACCTAAGGGTGGTACAGTAACATTTGACATAGCAAGTGCCATTAGTGAGTTTAAAGCTGGTAAATTAGAATTTCGTGCTGACCGAACTGGCATTGTTCATGTTATGTTTGGTAAGGCTTCCTTTACTCCGGAAGATCTGCTGGTCAACCTCAAAGCATTGCAAGAGACCATTGATCGTAATCGTCCTTCAGGAGCAAAAGGTCGCTATTGGCGAACATTCTATATCTCTGCTACCATGGGTCCATCAATTAAAATTGATATTAATGCCCTGAGAGATTTAAAAACAACTGACGCTGCATAA
- the rplJ gene encoding 50S ribosomal protein L10, producing MGRTLENKKEIVADLKGTLSQSTLALVIDYQGLTVAEITDLRRRLRPSGTVCKVTKNTFMGLAIQEEEKWQPMSELLKGSSAFLLVKEDFSSAIKAYQEFQKATKKTELRGGVMEGRLLKDEDVKALGDLPSKEQLMAQIAGAINALATKVAVGIKEVPSSLARGIQAIADKDKEGATTPE from the coding sequence ATGGGTAGAACGTTAGAAAACAAAAAAGAGATAGTAGCGGACCTAAAAGGGACTCTAAGTCAGTCAACTTTGGCACTGGTAATTGATTATCAAGGTCTAACGGTTGCTGAAATCACCGACTTGAGAAGGCGTTTACGTCCTAGTGGTACAGTCTGCAAGGTGACTAAAAATACCTTTATGGGACTGGCTATTCAGGAGGAAGAAAAATGGCAACCGATGTCAGAATTGCTCAAGGGCTCTTCTGCTTTTTTGCTAGTTAAGGAAGATTTCTCTTCCGCAATTAAAGCCTACCAAGAATTTCAAAAAGCCACTAAGAAGACCGAACTGCGTGGCGGAGTGATGGAAGGGCGCTTGCTCAAGGATGAGGATGTCAAGGCCTTGGGAGATTTGCCATCCAAGGAACAGCTGATGGCACAAATTGCGGGAGCTATCAACGCATTGGCCACAAAAGTTGCTGTGGGTATCAAGGAGGTTCCCAGTTCTTTGGCTCGTGGTATTCAAGCTATTGCTGACAAAGATAAGGAAGGCGCAACCACACCTGAATAG
- the rplL gene encoding 50S ribosomal protein L7/L12, with product MSTATDQILEQLKSLTLLEAAELVKQIEEAFGVSAAAPVGGMAVIAAPGGAAAAEVVEEQTEFDVILQEVPADKKIAVLKIVREITGLGLKEAKELVESTPKAVKEGVNKESADDISKKITEAGGKVTIK from the coding sequence ATGTCTACTGCAACCGATCAAATTTTAGAACAGTTAAAATCCTTGACCCTGTTGGAAGCTGCGGAACTGGTTAAGCAGATTGAGGAAGCGTTTGGTGTAAGTGCTGCTGCGCCCGTTGGTGGCATGGCAGTCATAGCTGCACCTGGTGGAGCAGCAGCAGCAGAAGTAGTCGAGGAGCAGACTGAATTCGATGTAATTCTGCAAGAAGTACCTGCTGATAAGAAGATCGCGGTTCTGAAAATTGTGCGTGAAATCACTGGTTTAGGTTTGAAAGAAGCTAAGGAGTTAGTAGAGTCTACTCCTAAAGCGGTTAAAGAGGGTGTAAACAAGGAATCCGCTGACGACATTAGTAAGAAGATTACTGAAGCTGGCGGTAAGGTAACCATTAAGTAG
- a CDS encoding SRPBCC family protein — MIRSKDKNALEQNSDGVSIQVEKLSDRQRQITAQVQIHQPVQRVWKILTDYESLAEFIPNLTKSSLIEHPEGGIRLEQIGSQRLLNFKFCARVVLDLEEIFPKLIKFEMVEGDFKGFSGFWSLEPCKLGSGEGTNLCYTIRVWPKLTMPIGIIENRLANDLQCNLLAIRQRASW, encoded by the coding sequence ATCATCCGGTCAAAGGATAAGAATGCTCTGGAGCAAAATTCAGATGGGGTTAGCATCCAGGTAGAAAAACTATCCGACAGACAAAGACAAATTACTGCTCAGGTGCAAATCCACCAACCAGTACAAAGGGTATGGAAAATCCTCACGGACTATGAGTCCTTGGCGGAGTTTATACCTAACTTGACTAAAAGTTCTTTAATAGAACATCCTGAAGGTGGTATACGTTTAGAACAAATAGGGTCTCAGCGGTTGCTGAACTTTAAGTTTTGTGCCCGTGTGGTGCTAGACCTGGAAGAGATTTTTCCCAAACTGATCAAATTTGAAATGGTAGAGGGAGACTTCAAAGGGTTTTCTGGTTTCTGGAGCTTAGAACCCTGTAAATTAGGAAGCGGGGAGGGAACCAATCTGTGCTACACAATTCGAGTTTGGCCAAAGCTGACCATGCCAATAGGGATCATTGAAAATCGCCTCGCCAATGACCTACAGTGTAACCTTCTGGCAATTCGGCAAAGAGCTAGTTGGTGA